Proteins from one Streptomyces genisteinicus genomic window:
- a CDS encoding DUF6194 family protein produces the protein MTQDEIISFVAAMDGVLTLRPAPGDGSPDVAWGDTFFYYAPDGVVPAAAQPFATIVTKNLPGDATSRLDRPDAHRVNIAAGKEEFTRWTGRPPGGREPATTAPAADDTVVAHPVYAAAGWLAVVNPGPRTRTATAELLSTAHRLARARHERRPGPSGG, from the coding sequence ATGACCCAGGACGAGATCATCTCCTTCGTGGCGGCCATGGACGGCGTGCTGACCCTCCGCCCCGCACCCGGCGACGGTTCCCCCGACGTCGCCTGGGGCGACACGTTCTTCTACTACGCACCGGACGGCGTCGTCCCCGCGGCCGCCCAGCCGTTCGCGACGATCGTGACGAAGAACCTGCCCGGCGACGCCACGTCCCGCCTCGACCGCCCGGACGCCCACCGGGTGAACATCGCCGCCGGCAAAGAGGAGTTCACCCGGTGGACCGGCCGTCCACCCGGCGGACGGGAACCCGCCACGACGGCCCCGGCCGCCGACGACACCGTCGTCGCCCACCCCGTCTACGCGGCCGCGGGCTGGCTCGCGGTGGTCAACCCGGGCCCGCGCACGCGCACGGCGACCGCCGAACTGCTCTCCACCGCCCACCGCCTGGCCCGGGCACGCCACGAACGGCGCCCCGGCCCCTCCGGAGGCTGA
- a CDS encoding MerR family transcriptional regulator yields MASLQSVRLRTVDVARRAGCSVQQVRDLEREGVLPAAERTASGYRVHGERQVRSALAYRAFAAGAGPAEAKRIVRAAHRFPASQEVLVLLDAAHARLDAERTALRRAREAAASISGEPIDAVGAADSMGVSELAAALGVRPSTLRHWDAEGLVVPDRDPVRGARRYTPVQVRDARIVQQLRRAGHRVAPLRSLMPELRLGRRWSEVAAALDARETAVAARSRALVDGTAALAPLLTESNQ; encoded by the coding sequence ATGGCAAGTCTCCAATCGGTGCGTCTGCGCACCGTCGACGTCGCACGGCGGGCCGGGTGCTCCGTGCAGCAGGTGCGCGACCTCGAACGCGAGGGGGTCCTGCCCGCGGCGGAGCGGACGGCCTCGGGCTACCGCGTCCACGGGGAGCGGCAGGTGCGGTCCGCGCTGGCCTACCGGGCGTTCGCCGCGGGGGCGGGGCCGGCCGAGGCCAAGCGGATCGTGCGGGCGGCGCACCGGTTCCCCGCGTCGCAGGAGGTGTTGGTCCTGCTCGACGCGGCGCACGCACGGCTCGATGCGGAGCGGACGGCGCTGCGGCGGGCGCGGGAGGCCGCCGCGTCGATCTCCGGCGAGCCGATCGACGCCGTCGGCGCAGCGGACTCGATGGGCGTCTCGGAACTCGCCGCGGCGCTCGGGGTGCGTCCGTCGACGCTGCGGCACTGGGACGCCGAGGGCCTCGTCGTCCCCGACCGGGACCCCGTCCGGGGCGCGCGCCGCTACACGCCGGTCCAGGTCCGCGACGCGCGCATCGTCCAGCAGTTGCGGCGGGCCGGGCACCGCGTCGCCCCGCTGCGGTCCCTCATGCCCGAGCTGCGTCTCGGCCGCCGCTGGAGCGAGGTGGCGGCAGCGCTGGACGCGCGGGAGACGGCTGTCGCGGCGCGCTCCCGGGCCCTGGTCGACGGGACGGCGGCCCTCGCACCCCTCCTCACCGAGAGCAATCAGTAG
- a CDS encoding glycosyl hydrolase family 28-related protein, with protein sequence MYPTSRAGHGARGGRRAALVTTVLALLLSAAPGGTAAAETARHRPGAPVVTRAAVDPALVAGRGATVAFDEQEAENARGTGTVIGPDRTPYTLASEASGRSAVKLTAGQYVEFTLPRDANALTVRYSIPDAPEGGGITAPLDVTVDGRHRRTMTLTSQYSWLYNQYPFTNDPRAGLLHPDWWITECSCVPASTSPAPEITKPFRPTHFYDEQRLHLGRTHRAGDVVRLTVPAGSPAAWTVVDLLDSELVTKPHVERGGLDVRLFGADPTGRRDAAPAIERAIALARRLDRPVYLPPGTFRVDRHIVVDDVTVVGAGNWHTVLKGRAMALDTPAPDGSRTTGVGLYGRSAAEGGSRGVHLRGFAIEGDVRERIDTDQVNAIGGAMSDSTIDGLYLHHTKVGLWFDGPMSNVRVTNNIVVDQIADALNFHTGVTDSLVHNNFVRNTGDDGLAMWSETTADARNTFSRNTVQSPTLANGIAVYGGADNTVSGNLVADPVREGSALHAGSRFGAEPFTGTLRFTGNTTVRAGTLDLNWRIGLGAIWLYALDRSIDADIRVTGDHYLDSTHNAIMLVSEYGVKDRYGIPAVHFRDIRVDGTGNSVLSARTQGSATFENVDARNVGAVGVNNCGAFNFPASGSEFALADRGGNDGGWLAGWLLPNTITCDDRPPVVPPPPPAEWRDR encoded by the coding sequence ATGTACCCGACGAGCCGCGCCGGACACGGCGCTCGCGGCGGCCGAAGAGCCGCCCTGGTGACGACCGTCCTCGCCCTGCTGCTGAGCGCCGCGCCCGGTGGGACGGCGGCGGCCGAGACGGCCCGCCACCGCCCCGGCGCTCCCGTGGTCACCCGGGCCGCGGTCGATCCCGCGCTGGTCGCGGGGCGGGGGGCGACCGTGGCGTTCGACGAGCAGGAGGCCGAGAACGCCCGGGGCACCGGGACCGTCATCGGTCCGGACCGGACGCCGTACACCCTCGCCTCCGAGGCGTCGGGCCGCTCGGCGGTGAAGCTGACGGCCGGACAGTACGTGGAGTTCACGCTGCCCCGGGACGCCAACGCCCTCACCGTGCGCTACAGCATCCCCGACGCCCCGGAGGGCGGCGGCATCACCGCTCCGCTGGACGTCACCGTCGACGGGCGGCACCGCAGGACGATGACCCTGACCTCCCAGTACTCGTGGCTCTACAACCAGTACCCGTTCACCAACGACCCCCGGGCCGGTCTGCTCCACCCCGACTGGTGGATCACCGAGTGCTCCTGTGTGCCCGCGTCGACCTCACCGGCACCGGAGATCACCAAGCCGTTCCGCCCCACCCACTTCTACGACGAGCAGCGGCTCCACCTGGGCCGCACCCACCGGGCCGGGGACGTCGTCCGGCTGACCGTGCCCGCGGGCAGCCCCGCCGCGTGGACGGTCGTCGACCTGCTCGACAGCGAACTGGTCACGAAGCCGCACGTCGAGCGCGGCGGCCTGGACGTCCGGCTGTTCGGCGCCGACCCGACCGGCCGGCGCGACGCCGCCCCGGCGATCGAGCGCGCCATCGCCCTGGCCCGGCGGCTCGACCGGCCGGTCTACCTGCCGCCGGGCACCTTCCGGGTCGACCGCCACATCGTGGTCGACGACGTGACCGTCGTCGGCGCGGGCAACTGGCACACCGTGCTCAAGGGCCGCGCGATGGCCCTGGACACCCCCGCGCCCGACGGGTCCCGGACGACCGGTGTCGGCCTCTACGGCAGGAGCGCGGCCGAGGGCGGCAGCCGGGGCGTCCACCTGCGGGGCTTCGCGATCGAGGGCGACGTGCGGGAGCGGATCGACACCGATCAGGTGAACGCGATCGGCGGGGCCATGAGCGACTCCACGATCGACGGCCTGTACCTGCACCACACCAAGGTGGGCCTGTGGTTCGACGGCCCGATGTCGAACGTGCGGGTCACGAACAACATCGTCGTCGACCAGATCGCCGACGCCCTCAACTTCCACACGGGTGTCACCGACTCGCTGGTGCACAACAACTTCGTCCGCAACACCGGGGACGACGGGCTCGCCATGTGGTCCGAGACGACGGCCGACGCCCGCAACACCTTCTCCCGCAACACCGTCCAGTCGCCGACGCTGGCCAACGGCATCGCCGTCTACGGCGGCGCCGACAACACGGTCAGCGGGAACCTCGTCGCCGACCCGGTCCGCGAGGGCAGCGCGCTGCACGCCGGTTCCCGCTTCGGCGCGGAACCCTTCACCGGCACCCTCCGCTTCACCGGGAACACCACGGTCCGCGCCGGAACCCTCGACCTCAACTGGAGGATCGGACTCGGCGCGATCTGGCTCTACGCACTGGACCGGAGCATCGACGCGGACATCCGGGTGACCGGCGACCACTACCTCGACAGCACCCACAACGCGATCATGCTGGTGAGCGAGTACGGGGTGAAGGACAGGTACGGCATCCCCGCCGTCCACTTCCGGGACATCCGGGTCGACGGCACCGGAAACTCCGTGCTCAGCGCCCGCACCCAGGGGTCCGCCACCTTCGAGAACGTGGACGCCCGCAACGTGGGCGCCGTGGGGGTCAACAACTGCGGCGCATTCAACTTCCCGGCCTCGGGGTCGGAGTTCGCCCTCGCCGACCGGGGCGGGAACGACGGCGGCTGGCTCGCCGGATGGCTGCTGCCCAACACGATCACCTGCGACGACCGGCCCCCGGTGGTCCCGCCCCCGCCGCCCGCCGAGTGGCGCGACCGGTAG